In a genomic window of Acidobacteriota bacterium:
- a CDS encoding histidine phosphatase family protein translates to MPLVQRCLSVVMVAAFGAWWTMPAAEAQTIVLVRHAEKVDSSKDPDLSEEGRARASRLAAMLAEAGVSDLFATQYVRTQQTLAPLAASTSLTPAVMHSDDIHGLAARLRALSSDAVAVYAGHSGSVPKLLSALGHRTPPDIDESDYTNLFIVSLDRAGPPRVVRLRY, encoded by the coding sequence ATGCCGCTCGTACAGCGCTGTCTGTCGGTCGTGATGGTCGCCGCCTTCGGCGCCTGGTGGACGATGCCGGCCGCAGAGGCTCAGACCATCGTCCTCGTGCGCCATGCGGAGAAGGTCGACTCGTCGAAGGACCCCGATCTGTCGGAGGAAGGCCGGGCCCGGGCCTCCCGGCTCGCGGCGATGCTGGCGGAGGCCGGGGTGAGCGACCTCTTCGCCACGCAGTACGTGCGCACCCAGCAGACCCTGGCGCCGCTTGCCGCCTCCACAAGCCTGACGCCGGCCGTCATGCACTCCGACGACATCCACGGCCTCGCGGCCCGGCTCCGGGCGCTGTCGTCGGACGCCGTAGCGGTGTACGCCGGCCACTCGGGGTCGGTACCGAAGCTGCTGTCGGCGCTCGGGCATCGGACGCCTCCGGACATCGACGAGAGCGACTACACCAACCTGTTCATCGTGTCGCTCGACCGGGCGGGGCCGCCGCGGGTCGTGCGGCTGAGATACTGA
- a CDS encoding TIGR00300 family protein, with translation MVSELLDLEGHIIDSDILRRVFSRIVEEGGEFEVVDFRVGKRNDDPSYARLSVSAADPHALDRILEGLAYLGASPVVGDAHFEPAEAHGILPDEFYSTTNFDTFIRLGGRWVPVADQKMDCAIVLRGGQPHCVKQGRVRQGEEVALRGAGIRVRPPERSRDYSVFGFMSNDVSAEINKGIAIAGTAREIRKTREAGERIVVVAGPAIVHSGGDAALGRLVRDGWVDVILTGNAFAVHDMEKAILKTSLGVCQMSGRAVEGGSRNHLFTINAVNRAGGIRGAVERGVLTSGVMFEATRKGIPVVLAGSIRDDGPLVDVITDIVEAQNAYVRALEGAGMCLMLASALHAIAVGNLLPARVRTVCVDMTESVPVKLSNRGTLHAIGLVTDVGFFLDRLEADLRG, from the coding sequence ATGGTCAGCGAACTGCTCGACCTCGAAGGACACATCATCGACTCCGACATCCTCCGGCGCGTCTTCTCCCGCATCGTCGAGGAGGGCGGCGAGTTCGAGGTCGTCGATTTCCGTGTCGGCAAACGCAACGACGACCCGTCGTACGCCCGCCTCAGCGTGTCGGCCGCCGATCCCCACGCCCTCGACCGGATCCTCGAAGGGCTCGCGTATCTCGGGGCTTCGCCCGTCGTCGGCGACGCGCACTTCGAGCCTGCCGAGGCCCACGGCATCCTCCCCGACGAGTTCTACTCGACCACCAATTTCGACACGTTCATCAGGCTTGGGGGCCGATGGGTGCCGGTCGCCGACCAGAAGATGGATTGCGCCATCGTGCTGCGTGGGGGCCAGCCGCACTGCGTCAAGCAGGGGCGCGTGCGGCAGGGTGAGGAGGTGGCGCTGCGCGGAGCGGGCATTCGCGTCCGGCCGCCCGAGCGGAGCCGCGACTACTCGGTCTTCGGGTTCATGTCGAACGACGTGTCGGCAGAGATCAACAAGGGCATTGCGATCGCCGGGACGGCCCGCGAGATACGGAAGACGCGCGAGGCGGGCGAGCGCATCGTGGTCGTCGCCGGGCCGGCCATCGTGCACTCGGGCGGCGACGCGGCGCTCGGGCGGCTCGTGCGCGACGGCTGGGTCGACGTGATCCTGACGGGCAACGCCTTTGCGGTGCACGACATGGAAAAGGCCATCCTCAAGACGAGCCTCGGCGTCTGTCAGATGAGCGGCCGTGCCGTGGAAGGGGGAAGCCGCAACCACCTCTTCACCATCAACGCCGTCAATCGCGCTGGCGGGATTCGCGGCGCGGTCGAACGCGGCGTGCTCACCTCGGGGGTGATGTTCGAGGCGACGCGAAAGGGCATTCCGGTGGTGCTCGCCGGGTCGATTCGCGACGACGGCCCGCTCGTCGACGTCATCACCGACATCGTCGAGGCGCAGAACGCGTACGTGCGCGCCCTCGAGGGCGCGGGCATGTGCCTCATGCTGGCGTCGGCGCTCCACGCGATCGCCGTGGGCAACCTGCTGCCGGCGCGCGTCCGCACCGTGTGCGTCGACATGACCGAGTCGGTGCCCGTCAAGCTGTCCAATCGGGGAACCCTGCACGCCATCGGCCTCGTGACCGACGTGGGGTTCTTCCTCGATCGGCTCGAGGCCGATCTGCGAGGGTGA
- a CDS encoding CoA transferase codes for MRTCAASPGNWPRSAWRTRATNASKADAIRAHYRRRPSPGTKSRLPTSSRPRPSGVGRHQRRPDVGPLSTVRVVEFAGLGPAPFAAMLLADLGADVVRVDRPDGAASALGLSPAFDLSNRNKRSVGLDLKVPRDAEVARRLVARAHVLVEGFRPGVMERLGLGPDDCLASNPGLVYGRMTGWGQDGPLASRAGHDVNYIALSGALHAIGPADGPPSVPINVVGDFGGGALYLTVGILAALWHANATGEGQVVDAAIVDGAASLLVPIYGLLAAGRWRDARGRNLLDGGCPWYGVFETRDGKHISVGPIEPQFYRELVDRAGLGPADLAAQWDFAAWPALRARLAAVFRERTRDEWEEVFAGSDACVAPVLSLGEAPDHPHAVARQTYATVEGVVQPGVAPRLSRTPGGIRHGPPPPGSDTAAVLADWGLDTSDA; via the coding sequence ATGCGCACGTGCGCCGCGAGTCCGGGCAACTGGCCCCGCAGCGCGTGGCGCACGCGAGCCACGAATGCGTCGAAGGCAGACGCCATCCGCGCCCATTATCGCCGACGACCTTCACCCGGGACGAAGTCCCGCCTGCCGACCTCGTCACGGCCGCGTCCGAGCGGCGTCGGTCGTCACCAGCGGAGGCCTGACGTGGGTCCACTCTCCACCGTGCGGGTCGTCGAATTCGCGGGCCTCGGTCCGGCGCCGTTCGCGGCGATGCTGCTCGCTGACCTCGGCGCCGATGTCGTCCGCGTCGATCGCCCCGATGGCGCCGCGTCTGCCCTGGGCCTGTCACCGGCATTCGACCTGTCGAATCGCAACAAGCGCTCGGTCGGTCTCGACCTCAAGGTGCCCCGGGACGCCGAGGTGGCGCGGCGGCTGGTCGCCCGGGCCCACGTGCTCGTCGAGGGGTTCCGTCCGGGGGTGATGGAACGCCTGGGCCTCGGGCCGGACGACTGCCTCGCCTCGAACCCGGGTCTCGTGTACGGCCGCATGACCGGCTGGGGGCAGGACGGGCCGCTGGCGTCGCGCGCGGGCCACGACGTCAACTACATCGCGTTGTCGGGCGCGCTGCACGCCATCGGCCCCGCCGACGGCCCGCCGAGCGTGCCCATCAACGTGGTCGGCGATTTCGGCGGCGGGGCGCTGTATCTCACCGTCGGCATCCTCGCGGCGCTGTGGCACGCGAACGCGACCGGGGAGGGCCAGGTGGTCGACGCGGCCATCGTCGACGGCGCGGCGTCGCTGCTCGTGCCCATCTACGGCCTGCTCGCGGCGGGACGGTGGCGGGACGCCCGCGGGCGGAACCTGCTCGACGGCGGGTGCCCGTGGTACGGCGTGTTCGAGACGCGCGACGGGAAGCACATCAGCGTCGGCCCGATCGAACCGCAGTTCTATCGTGAGCTCGTCGACCGCGCGGGCCTCGGCCCGGCCGATCTGGCGGCGCAGTGGGACTTCGCCGCCTGGCCGGCCCTGCGAGCGCGGCTGGCCGCGGTGTTCCGCGAGCGGACCCGCGACGAGTGGGAGGAGGTGTTCGCGGGGTCGGACGCCTGCGTCGCGCCGGTGCTCTCGCTCGGCGAAGCCCCCGACCATCCCCACGCGGTGGCCCGGCAGACCTATGCCACCGTGGAGGGCGTGGTCCAGCCCGGCGTGGCCCCTCGCCTGTCACGGACGCCGGGAGGGATCCGCCACGGCCCGCCGCCTCCCGGCAGCGACACCGCGGCGGTGCTGGCCGACTGGGGGCTCGACACATCGGACGCGTGA
- a CDS encoding CoA pyrophosphatase: MAPPADARSAAALLLVFPRDDRPHVALTLRSASLMHHGGQISLPGGRIEPDETVEAAALREAHEEIGLVSSAVEVVGRLTPLHIPVSGFVLHPVVGAVAQTPRFDAAAHEVARVLEVPVDTLADPGHLRLRSRMH; encoded by the coding sequence ATGGCCCCACCGGCGGACGCGCGCTCGGCCGCCGCGCTGCTCCTGGTCTTTCCCCGGGACGACCGGCCGCACGTGGCGCTCACGCTCCGGTCGGCCAGCCTGATGCATCACGGCGGGCAGATCTCGCTTCCCGGCGGCCGCATCGAGCCCGACGAGACGGTCGAGGCCGCCGCGCTCCGCGAGGCGCACGAGGAAATCGGCCTCGTGTCGAGCGCCGTGGAGGTGGTCGGGCGACTCACGCCCCTTCACATCCCGGTGAGCGGGTTCGTCCTCCATCCGGTCGTCGGCGCCGTTGCTCAAACGCCGCGGTTCGACGCCGCCGCACACGAGGTGGCGCGAGTGCTCGAAGTGCCCGTCGACACGCTCGCCGACCCCGGTCACCTGCGCCTGCGCTCGCGGATGCACGA